In Paralcaligenes sp. KSB-10, the following are encoded in one genomic region:
- a CDS encoding ATP-binding protein, which translates to MQNMLIALDDALPLGLVILDQYGAIKHMNPPMLQWSGQTLETVLNQDFLSVIPAVNGEAFRSIQAENLEGLAAGHSTNENPDISEISLNAVSPQNRQPRGLICFPLGEQAPGRHHALLFYDPEETELFYRGLVAAIHQLQSTHASQLRLQKKLERANNHLLQSEKLAGIGQLAAGVAHEINNPIGYVFSNLKALAGYMQDMLKIIDAIDDTESINDLRQLKRTLEYDYIRGDIEALIVESEEGIDRVKKIITTLKDFSHIDEDVFRLEDLHRGIDTTLNVANNELKYKAKIIKDYAQLPKVECNASQINQVLLNLLLNAAQSIDNFGTITIRTRHEEPWVRIDIEDTGCGMDKATASRVFDLFFTTKPVGSGTGLGLSLSYSIVQKHHGRIEVFSTPGKGSQFRVWLPIRHIDLLDI; encoded by the coding sequence ATGCAAAATATGCTCATTGCCCTGGACGACGCCCTCCCCTTGGGTCTGGTCATATTGGATCAATATGGCGCAATCAAGCATATGAACCCCCCCATGCTCCAATGGTCCGGCCAGACACTGGAAACCGTGCTGAATCAGGATTTTTTGTCTGTCATTCCCGCAGTCAATGGCGAGGCTTTCCGCAGCATACAGGCGGAAAACCTGGAAGGCCTGGCGGCAGGACACAGCACGAATGAAAATCCGGACATAAGCGAAATCAGCCTGAATGCCGTATCGCCGCAGAACCGGCAACCCCGAGGCCTGATATGTTTTCCCCTGGGAGAACAGGCCCCCGGCCGGCACCACGCTCTGCTGTTTTACGATCCGGAGGAAACAGAATTATTTTATCGAGGGCTTGTTGCGGCTATCCACCAGCTGCAGTCCACGCACGCATCGCAGCTTCGCCTGCAAAAGAAACTGGAACGCGCCAACAATCATCTTCTGCAGTCTGAAAAGCTCGCGGGAATCGGGCAACTGGCGGCAGGTGTCGCGCACGAAATCAACAACCCGATCGGGTATGTCTTTTCCAACCTTAAAGCACTGGCCGGCTACATGCAGGACATGCTCAAGATTATCGATGCCATCGACGATACCGAAAGCATAAACGACCTGCGCCAGTTAAAACGGACATTGGAGTACGACTATATCCGGGGCGATATTGAAGCGCTTATCGTGGAATCCGAAGAAGGCATCGATCGGGTAAAAAAGATTATTACGACGCTCAAGGATTTTTCCCATATCGATGAAGACGTGTTTCGCCTGGAGGACCTGCACCGCGGGATCGACACCACTCTTAATGTCGCCAACAACGAGCTCAAATATAAAGCAAAAATAATCAAAGACTACGCCCAGTTGCCAAAAGTCGAATGCAACGCATCGCAAATCAATCAGGTACTCCTGAATCTTCTGCTTAACGCCGCTCAATCCATTGACAATTTTGGGACGATCACGATCAGAACCAGGCATGAGGAGCCATGGGTGCGGATAGACATAGAAGATACAGGCTGTGGGATGGATAAAGCCACGGCAAGCAGGGTTTTCGACCTGTTCTTTACAACCAAGCCGGTGGGCTCCGGCACAGGACTGGGACTCTCCCTTTCTTACAGCATCGTTCAAAAGCATCACGGCCGCATAGAAGTTTTCAGCACCCCGGGGAAAGGCTCGCAGTTCAGGGTCTGGTTACCCATAAGGCACATCGATCTACTTGATATCTAG
- a CDS encoding ABC transporter ATP-binding protein: protein MTDIVLDVQNLEVDIPTARGTLHAVRNVSFQVRRGETLCIVGESGCGKSMTSLALMSLLPKTAERRAQSLSFLGEDLGKAGKKRINALRGNKMAMIFQEPMTALNPAYTIGNQLMEPYLHHRNSSATEARERAIDLLGKVGITSAAERLGQYPHQLSGGLRQRVMIAMALMCNPELLIADEPSTALDVTIQAQILRLLADIQKDLGIAMILITHDLGVVARIAHRVAVMYAGEIVEEGTARELFANPRHPYTQGLLGCIPIPGRTEPGGRLGTIPGVVPSLIGQFHGCGFRDRCPHAQDICGATIPVHGSPPDHSWRCILNGATA from the coding sequence GTCCAAAACCTGGAGGTCGATATTCCAACAGCACGCGGCACCCTGCATGCGGTGCGCAACGTGTCGTTCCAGGTCCGGCGCGGCGAAACGCTCTGTATCGTGGGCGAATCGGGCTGCGGCAAATCGATGACCTCGCTGGCCCTCATGAGCCTGTTGCCCAAGACGGCCGAACGCCGCGCGCAAAGCCTTTCCTTCCTGGGTGAAGACCTCGGCAAGGCGGGGAAAAAACGCATCAATGCCCTGCGCGGCAATAAAATGGCCATGATCTTCCAGGAACCCATGACCGCCCTCAACCCGGCCTACACCATAGGCAACCAGTTGATGGAACCCTATCTGCACCACCGCAACAGCAGCGCAACCGAGGCCCGCGAGCGGGCCATCGATCTCCTGGGGAAAGTCGGCATTACCTCGGCGGCCGAACGTCTGGGCCAGTACCCGCACCAATTATCAGGAGGTTTGCGGCAACGCGTCATGATTGCCATGGCGCTCATGTGCAACCCCGAACTGCTGATTGCCGACGAGCCCAGCACGGCGCTGGATGTCACCATACAGGCGCAAATCCTGCGGCTGCTGGCCGACATACAAAAGGACCTGGGTATCGCCATGATACTCATCACCCACGACCTGGGGGTGGTGGCGCGCATCGCGCACCGTGTGGCGGTCATGTACGCGGGCGAAATCGTCGAAGAAGGCACCGCCCGCGAACTATTCGCCAATCCACGCCATCCCTACACGCAGGGCCTGCTCGGCTGCATACCCATCCCGGGCCGTACCGAACCTGGCGGCAGGCTGGGGACCATACCGGGCGTGGTTCCATCCCTCATCGGCCAATTCCACGGCTGCGGTTTTCGCGACCGCTGCCCCCATGCGCAAGACATCTGCGGTGCGACAATCCCCGTGCACGGCTCGCCGCCCGACCACAGCTGGCGCTGCATCCTGAACGGAGCCACGGCATGA
- a CDS encoding cold-shock protein — protein MKTETGIVKWFNNEKGFGFITPESGGKDLFAHHTDIVGTGFKSLEENQRVSFEVAEGPKGPQAKNIQSV, from the coding sequence ATGAAAACAGAAACTGGTATCGTTAAATGGTTCAACAACGAAAAAGGCTTCGGCTTTATCACTCCTGAGTCGGGCGGCAAAGATCTGTTCGCCCACCACACCGACATCGTCGGCACCGGCTTCAAATCGCTCGAAGAAAACCAGCGGGTTTCCTTCGAAGTAGCTGAAGGCCCCAAAGGCCCCCAAGCCAAGAACATCCAGTCCGTCTAA
- a CDS encoding HD domain-containing phosphohydrolase — MHDAQPVEGTSTLLIVDDDKNITSSLQRTLRGKPYHVLTAENGDTALQVLEQNSIDLVISDGRMPGMDGAALLAEVRRRWPDRMRMLLTGYPDIGATIDAINEGGIYRYISKPWDDAELCTTIERALASRNHARRKTRTELRQSHAKTVEIFSSLINQRLPQGGSLNKEIAALAHNFCKAQGLPQKLMDDLALAATLYNVGKLTWPDALITVPADQMDREQRERYRDYPCAGGSLLAALDPTHDAAKFVRHHQERWDGTGFPDGLAGHAIPLGARILKLAVDFVEMREGIVLTRRLTRDEVLANMPKYAMRLYDPLLCPEFIEVAGKVDSPGQEEEDSTILALTIPCLEPGMIMAQDLHAGSGMLLLKGGQALTESLINKLQIFEDADQAQYTLHVRRPDQNATEGGE, encoded by the coding sequence ATGCATGATGCACAGCCCGTAGAAGGCACATCGACCTTGCTGATCGTCGACGATGACAAAAACATTACCAGCAGCTTGCAACGAACCTTGCGGGGCAAGCCTTATCATGTATTGACGGCCGAAAACGGCGATACTGCGCTTCAGGTGCTGGAACAAAATTCAATCGACCTGGTCATTTCCGATGGCCGCATGCCGGGGATGGATGGAGCCGCGCTGCTTGCCGAGGTGCGGCGCCGCTGGCCCGACAGAATGCGCATGCTGCTGACCGGCTACCCGGATATCGGCGCCACTATCGACGCGATCAACGAAGGCGGGATTTATCGCTATATAAGCAAGCCCTGGGACGATGCGGAACTTTGCACAACCATAGAGCGGGCTCTCGCATCCCGCAACCACGCACGCCGGAAAACGCGGACAGAGCTGCGGCAAAGTCACGCCAAGACGGTGGAAATATTTTCATCATTGATAAACCAAAGGCTGCCTCAGGGCGGATCCCTGAACAAAGAAATCGCGGCCCTGGCGCACAACTTTTGCAAGGCCCAAGGGCTTCCCCAGAAGTTGATGGACGACCTCGCCTTGGCGGCCACTTTGTACAACGTCGGCAAGCTGACTTGGCCCGATGCGCTCATCACTGTGCCGGCCGACCAGATGGACAGAGAGCAACGGGAACGCTACCGCGACTATCCGTGCGCTGGGGGAAGCCTGCTGGCCGCGCTGGACCCCACCCACGATGCGGCGAAATTCGTACGGCACCATCAGGAGCGGTGGGATGGCACGGGCTTCCCGGATGGATTGGCGGGCCATGCGATTCCCCTGGGCGCGCGAATCCTGAAATTGGCCGTGGATTTCGTTGAAATGCGGGAAGGAATCGTGCTGACGCGCAGGCTGACGCGCGACGAGGTACTCGCCAACATGCCAAAGTATGCCATGCGGCTTTACGACCCCTTGCTGTGTCCCGAGTTCATCGAAGTGGCGGGTAAAGTCGACTCCCCCGGCCAGGAAGAAGAAGACAGCACAATCCTGGCTTTGACGATACCCTGTCTCGAACCGGGGATGATAATGGCCCAGGACCTGCATGCGGGCAGCGGCATGCTGCTGCTCAAAGGCGGTCAGGCCCTGACGGAAAGCCTGATCAACAAGCTCCAGATCTTCGAGGATGCCGATCAGGCGCAATACACACTGCATGTGCGCCGCCCCGATCAAAACGCCACTGAGGGCGGAGAATGA
- a CDS encoding ABC transporter ATP-binding protein, with protein sequence MSALLQAHGLTRTFRVGGSMFQPRRTLHAVNGVDLSLNRGDVLAIVGESGCGKSTLARMLLGLLPSSTGRITLDGQDILSLDRRKLARRVQPVFQDPYSSLNPRRSIASIVALPLEVHHIGTAAERRGKAIEMLERVGLPARYADHTPGQLSGGQRQRVAIARALVMSPEIVICDEPTSALDVSVQAQILNLLLDLRREFGLTYVFISHNLAVVEHIATHVAVMYLGRVVEQADTAALFHKPRHPYTQALLASVLTPEPGLGIPDIGLGLAFPDPLNPPTGCSFYPRCPQKLLQCSSQRPDLISYEQGKVACHLYPPITSGQTS encoded by the coding sequence ATGAGCGCACTACTGCAGGCCCACGGCCTGACGCGTACCTTTCGCGTGGGCGGCAGCATGTTCCAGCCGCGCCGCACCCTGCATGCGGTCAACGGCGTAGACCTCAGCCTCAATCGCGGCGATGTCCTGGCCATTGTGGGCGAATCGGGCTGCGGCAAATCGACCCTGGCCCGCATGCTGCTCGGCCTGCTGCCTTCCAGCACCGGCCGCATTACCCTCGATGGGCAAGACATACTCAGCCTGGATCGCCGCAAGCTGGCGCGACGCGTGCAGCCCGTGTTCCAGGATCCCTATTCGTCGCTCAATCCGCGGCGCAGCATCGCTTCGATCGTGGCTCTGCCGCTCGAAGTCCACCATATAGGAACCGCCGCCGAGCGGCGCGGCAAGGCCATCGAGATGCTCGAACGCGTAGGGCTTCCGGCGCGTTACGCCGACCATACGCCCGGCCAGTTGTCCGGCGGACAGCGCCAGCGTGTCGCCATCGCCCGAGCCTTGGTAATGAGCCCCGAAATCGTGATCTGCGATGAGCCCACCTCGGCCCTGGACGTATCGGTACAAGCCCAGATCCTCAATCTTCTGCTCGACCTGCGCCGCGAGTTCGGACTGACCTACGTATTTATCAGCCACAACCTGGCCGTCGTCGAGCACATTGCCACTCACGTTGCGGTCATGTATCTGGGGCGCGTCGTGGAGCAGGCCGACACGGCCGCTTTGTTCCACAAGCCTCGCCACCCGTATACCCAGGCTTTGCTGGCCTCGGTGCTGACGCCCGAACCCGGCCTGGGCATTCCGGATATCGGCCTGGGCCTGGCCTTTCCAGATCCGCTAAATCCTCCGACCGGCTGCTCCTTTTATCCGCGCTGCCCGCAAAAACTGCTTCAGTGCAGCAGCCAGAGGCCGGACCTTATCTCGTATGAGCAAGGCAAAGTGGCCTGCCATCTATATCCGCCTATTACTTCAGGACAAACATCATGA
- a CDS encoding M20 aminoacylase family protein: MTIHTRYSQVDDLIDSAGFLTQTRHHLHHNPELSFHEVDTAELVASRLEEWGYQVTRKVGGHGVVGTLKLGKGARSVSVRADMDALPIQEETKLPYASRHAGRMHACGHDGHTTMLLGAARHLAQKRNFSGTVHLVFQPAEEAGRDSGAQQMIADGLFERFPCDAIFGLHNHPGYPVGTFMFGSGPFMAASDTVKITIHGRGGHAARPHLAVDPVLIAGSLVMALQSVVSRNIDPTQTAIVTIGTLNAGIAPNVIPESATMGLSVRSFSADVRKKLQQRITELVTLHVQGYGGSVDIDYRQGYPVVVNSEAETEFARGIAEELVGPARVIAPFGPITGSEDFAYYLQHKPGCFLRLGNGEHSPMLHNASYDFTDDNLTVGAAYWARLVERFLGQETQV, translated from the coding sequence ATGACCATCCACACCCGCTACAGCCAGGTCGACGACCTGATCGATTCAGCCGGTTTTCTCACACAAACCCGCCATCATTTGCATCACAACCCGGAACTTTCATTTCACGAGGTGGATACCGCCGAGCTGGTCGCGTCGCGCCTGGAAGAATGGGGCTACCAGGTTACACGCAAAGTCGGCGGACATGGCGTCGTGGGAACGCTGAAACTGGGCAAGGGGGCACGCAGTGTCAGTGTGCGCGCCGATATGGACGCGCTACCCATCCAGGAAGAAACCAAGCTGCCCTACGCCAGCCGCCATGCCGGCCGGATGCACGCGTGCGGACACGATGGCCACACCACCATGCTGCTGGGTGCGGCCCGCCATCTTGCCCAAAAGCGGAATTTTTCCGGCACGGTACACCTGGTGTTCCAACCAGCGGAAGAAGCCGGGCGCGATAGCGGAGCCCAGCAAATGATTGCCGACGGGCTGTTCGAGCGCTTTCCGTGCGACGCCATCTTCGGCCTGCACAACCATCCCGGATATCCAGTGGGCACCTTCATGTTCGGCAGCGGCCCCTTCATGGCGGCCTCCGATACGGTCAAGATCACGATTCACGGCCGCGGCGGCCACGCGGCGCGCCCCCATCTGGCCGTCGATCCGGTGCTGATCGCCGGCAGCCTGGTCATGGCGCTGCAAAGCGTCGTGTCGCGCAATATCGACCCTACGCAAACCGCCATCGTCACAATCGGTACATTGAATGCCGGTATCGCGCCCAACGTTATCCCCGAATCCGCCACAATGGGCTTGAGCGTGCGCTCCTTCAGCGCCGATGTGCGGAAAAAACTGCAGCAGCGTATTACCGAACTGGTCACGCTGCACGTACAGGGCTATGGCGGCAGCGTGGATATCGACTATCGGCAAGGCTACCCTGTCGTGGTCAATAGCGAAGCCGAAACCGAATTCGCCCGGGGCATAGCCGAAGAACTCGTCGGCCCCGCGCGGGTAATCGCGCCTTTCGGCCCCATCACCGGCAGCGAAGATTTCGCCTATTACCTGCAGCACAAGCCCGGCTGTTTCCTGCGTTTGGGCAATGGCGAACACAGCCCCATGCTGCACAACGCTTCGTACGATTTCACGGACGACAACCTCACCGTTGGCGCCGCGTACTGGGCAAGGCTGGTGGAACGTTTTCTCGGGCAGGAGACACAGGTATAG
- a CDS encoding M20 family metallopeptidase: MSRAQAIANAQQHFDSGKFQETLARRIAIPTESQNPERQPILASYLETEMRPAFEAMGFACQILTHPKAKAPFLFAQRLEDPSLPTVFGYGHGDVIRGLDPEWKDALSPWTLTASEGRWYGRGIADNKGQHSVNMEALRTVLETRGKLGFNAKYLIEMGEETGSPGLRELCENNKDLFKADLLLASDGPRLGIERPTVFLGSRGSMNFDLTIEARKGGHHSGNWGGLISNPGIQLAHAIASIVSPTGQIRIPEWVPEKLPASVRRALADCEVDGGTDGPEIEPWWGEAGLSPAERVFGWCSFEVLAYKTGNPETPVNAIPPRAWARCQLRFVVGIDPDDILPALRRHLDRQGFPMVKAEPNREGKFQATRIDPEDPWVQWAVASIAQTSSKKPAVLPNLGGSLPNDIFTDILGLRTVWVPHSYPGCSQHAPNEHLPPAILREGLSIMTGLYWDMGAGKTPKQA; encoded by the coding sequence ATGAGCCGCGCTCAAGCCATTGCCAACGCCCAGCAGCATTTCGATTCCGGCAAGTTCCAGGAAACCCTGGCCCGCCGCATCGCCATTCCCACCGAAAGCCAGAATCCCGAACGCCAACCCATACTGGCGAGCTACCTCGAGACCGAGATGCGCCCCGCTTTCGAAGCCATGGGCTTCGCCTGCCAGATCCTGACACATCCCAAGGCCAAGGCGCCGTTCCTGTTTGCCCAGCGGCTCGAAGACCCAAGCCTGCCCACGGTCTTCGGCTACGGGCACGGAGACGTGATACGCGGTCTTGATCCCGAATGGAAGGATGCTCTCTCACCCTGGACGCTCACGGCCTCCGAAGGCCGCTGGTACGGGCGCGGCATCGCCGACAACAAAGGCCAGCACTCAGTCAATATGGAAGCCCTGCGCACCGTTCTCGAAACACGCGGCAAACTGGGTTTCAACGCCAAATACCTGATAGAAATGGGCGAGGAAACCGGTTCCCCCGGCCTGCGCGAGCTGTGCGAAAACAACAAAGACCTGTTCAAGGCCGATTTGCTGCTGGCCTCCGACGGACCGCGCCTTGGCATTGAGCGCCCTACCGTATTCCTGGGCTCACGCGGCAGCATGAATTTCGATCTGACCATCGAGGCACGCAAGGGCGGGCATCATTCCGGCAATTGGGGAGGCCTGATCTCCAACCCCGGCATTCAGCTGGCACACGCCATAGCCAGCATCGTATCGCCCACCGGGCAGATCCGCATCCCCGAATGGGTTCCCGAAAAACTGCCCGCGTCCGTACGCCGTGCGCTGGCCGATTGCGAAGTCGACGGAGGAACCGACGGCCCCGAGATCGAACCCTGGTGGGGCGAGGCCGGATTGTCGCCGGCCGAACGAGTATTCGGCTGGTGCTCTTTCGAGGTTCTGGCCTACAAGACAGGCAACCCGGAAACCCCTGTCAATGCCATTCCTCCACGAGCCTGGGCGCGTTGCCAACTGCGCTTTGTAGTGGGAATCGATCCCGACGATATTCTGCCCGCCCTGCGCCGCCACCTGGACCGGCAAGGCTTTCCCATGGTCAAGGCCGAGCCGAATCGAGAAGGCAAGTTCCAGGCCACGCGCATCGATCCTGAAGATCCATGGGTGCAATGGGCCGTGGCCTCGATCGCCCAAACCAGTAGCAAAAAGCCGGCCGTGCTGCCTAATCTGGGGGGCTCGCTGCCCAACGACATTTTCACGGATATACTGGGCTTGCGCACCGTGTGGGTACCGCACTCCTACCCAGGCTGCTCGCAGCATGCGCCCAATGAACACTTGCCGCCCGCCATATTGCGCGAAGGCCTGAGCATCATGACGGGCCTGTATTGGGACATGGGCGCCGGCAAAACACCGAAACAGGCTTGA
- a CDS encoding EAL domain-containing protein: MNNKPLSDAIWPAEAISPGEASGNNRETLTRMPVLVVAFTLIWFGVLGGVHYLWAEGGAVLPAFISPDRAIVFFLCGTAMATARDRANISRILACGALLVSVSHLYSDLLPAAPLDAPSAFGRLPHVMASWAMLTTILSLGLVCRNLGAPGRRASFYLGIAATTGAVLDLVAQWGFSSRLYDSADAAKITAIMGILGGCAVVALSRKTSLEDVLRDRAIAITIVLGTLASVLGWHVVTEQSLRTTSHHDQAAFKRAALNVKNSIAGQLALFDRMSRRWNALDGTPPEKLVREELDSYLDSVASLSLIAVLDDNHRIQWIQSKDGVARRWLEQNLAGMDYRRWLNRMRINPGAHLGYAEAIFPKKTLAIIAAPLAGPGTQGWTIVAVENISALLSEAFGASDSPLHFRVEQNGQPLFGEAASQGYLSRVGESAISLRHGTVWTLSSWRTGPLTEGLAALLANIVLLVGLALTAFLIRTQRLASGIRHRSIQLHHGSLHDALTNLPNKRQLELQLSRVCQAAKAENAAVWVVLVNLDGMKLINDSMGHNIGDKILVEVAQRMREEVGKKGVLARIGGVEFVVVHAGVARQDVLDATRRIIAAVTGPYHIENMQFRLTASAGITVTNDHAAEPMELVREADLAMTRAKYNGRNTWHEYTTDLSALVAERLSLRTELQKFLDEDGLELHYQPLIDGSTGRIVGVEALLRWQHPTRGYIPPSVFIPLAEETGQIIPLSDWVLNTACRHIKTLKTRNLSDFPVVVNISPLHFQRTDFIDSIRKKLQTYSLPAKCLEIEITEGILLDNATHTITKLKELKEIGVAVSIDDFGTGYSSLNYLKNLPIDKIKIDRSFVNEVISDRHDAAIAKAIIDIAHHLNVKVIAEGVETESQYWFLKRNFCDQFQGYLFAKPMSFGDLEQRLKEHGGCEILPEPKYKKESDRTLLLLDDEENILRALARLLRRDGYRILTAKTPPEAFSILATHDVQVILSDQRIPEMTGTEFFSSVKKMYPATVRLILSGYTDLKSVTEAINRGSIYKFLTKPWDEEELRSEIAHAFKGYVS, translated from the coding sequence ATGAATAACAAGCCATTATCCGACGCGATATGGCCTGCCGAAGCCATATCCCCAGGCGAGGCATCGGGAAACAATCGCGAAACATTGACTCGCATGCCTGTACTCGTGGTGGCCTTTACCTTGATCTGGTTCGGCGTTCTGGGTGGCGTCCATTACCTATGGGCAGAAGGCGGCGCGGTGCTCCCTGCGTTTATTTCGCCGGATCGCGCCATAGTGTTTTTTTTGTGCGGCACAGCCATGGCTACAGCCAGAGACCGGGCCAACATCTCGCGCATTCTGGCTTGCGGCGCGTTGCTGGTGAGCGTATCGCATCTATACAGCGATCTGCTGCCCGCCGCCCCCCTGGATGCGCCTTCGGCCTTTGGAAGGCTGCCTCACGTCATGGCTTCGTGGGCCATGTTGACAACCATCCTGTCCCTGGGGCTGGTCTGCCGCAATCTGGGTGCGCCGGGCCGGCGCGCCTCGTTCTACTTGGGCATTGCCGCCACAACAGGCGCTGTCCTGGATCTTGTGGCTCAATGGGGATTCTCTTCAAGACTCTACGACAGCGCCGACGCCGCCAAGATAACAGCCATCATGGGAATTCTGGGTGGGTGTGCGGTCGTGGCCTTGAGCCGAAAGACAAGCCTGGAAGATGTATTGCGCGATAGAGCCATCGCCATCACTATTGTCCTGGGCACACTGGCATCGGTGCTTGGCTGGCATGTCGTGACTGAACAAAGCCTACGCACAACGAGCCACCATGATCAGGCGGCATTCAAACGCGCAGCGCTAAACGTAAAAAATTCGATCGCCGGCCAGTTGGCCCTGTTCGACAGGATGAGCAGGCGCTGGAATGCATTGGATGGAACGCCACCGGAAAAACTGGTCCGCGAGGAACTGGACAGTTATCTGGACAGCGTTGCATCGCTCAGTCTTATTGCGGTTCTGGATGACAATCACCGCATCCAATGGATACAAAGCAAAGACGGCGTGGCCCGCCGCTGGCTAGAGCAGAACCTGGCCGGCATGGACTACCGTCGGTGGCTGAACCGCATGCGAATAAATCCAGGCGCGCATCTGGGCTATGCGGAGGCCATTTTTCCGAAAAAAACGCTGGCGATCATTGCGGCCCCCCTGGCCGGCCCCGGCACACAGGGATGGACTATCGTTGCCGTCGAAAACATTTCAGCGCTGCTGTCGGAAGCTTTCGGGGCGAGCGACAGCCCGCTGCATTTTCGTGTCGAGCAAAATGGCCAGCCGCTTTTTGGCGAGGCGGCAAGCCAAGGCTATCTTTCGCGAGTCGGCGAATCTGCGATATCCCTGCGCCACGGCACTGTCTGGACCTTATCGTCATGGCGCACAGGGCCGCTGACCGAAGGGCTGGCGGCATTGCTGGCCAATATCGTACTGCTGGTGGGCCTTGCACTTACCGCATTCCTGATCAGAACACAACGACTGGCATCAGGCATTCGTCATCGCTCCATCCAGTTGCATCACGGCTCGCTCCACGATGCCCTGACGAACCTTCCCAACAAGCGGCAGCTCGAGCTGCAACTAAGCAGGGTCTGCCAGGCGGCAAAGGCTGAGAACGCCGCCGTTTGGGTCGTCTTGGTCAATCTCGATGGCATGAAACTCATCAACGACTCCATGGGCCATAACATCGGCGACAAAATCCTTGTGGAAGTCGCTCAGCGCATGCGTGAAGAAGTGGGTAAAAAAGGGGTTCTGGCCCGTATAGGCGGAGTCGAGTTCGTGGTTGTACATGCGGGTGTTGCGCGTCAAGATGTGCTTGATGCCACGCGGCGCATTATTGCCGCCGTTACCGGACCGTACCATATCGAGAATATGCAATTTCGCCTGACGGCCAGTGCGGGCATAACGGTTACCAACGATCACGCGGCCGAACCGATGGAGCTTGTGCGTGAAGCCGATCTGGCCATGACCCGTGCCAAGTACAACGGCCGCAACACGTGGCATGAATATACGACCGATCTGAGCGCACTCGTGGCCGAGCGCCTTTCATTGCGAACCGAACTTCAGAAATTCCTGGATGAAGATGGCCTCGAGCTGCACTATCAACCCCTGATCGACGGCAGCACAGGCCGTATAGTAGGCGTGGAGGCCCTGCTGCGTTGGCAACACCCGACTCGTGGATATATTCCCCCCTCGGTTTTTATTCCATTGGCCGAAGAAACCGGGCAAATCATTCCCTTGAGCGATTGGGTATTGAACACGGCATGCCGCCACATCAAAACCCTGAAAACGCGAAACCTGTCCGACTTTCCCGTGGTCGTGAATATCTCGCCCCTGCATTTTCAGAGAACCGATTTCATAGATAGCATCAGGAAGAAGCTGCAGACCTATTCCCTGCCCGCAAAATGCCTGGAAATCGAAATTACGGAAGGGATATTGCTGGACAATGCCACCCATACCATTACCAAGCTGAAAGAGCTGAAAGAAATAGGCGTGGCCGTATCCATAGACGATTTCGGTACCGGCTATTCCAGCCTCAACTATTTGAAAAATCTACCCATAGACAAAATCAAGATAGATCGCTCTTTCGTCAACGAGGTAATCAGCGACAGGCATGACGCCGCTATTGCAAAAGCGATTATCGACATAGCGCATCATCTGAATGTAAAAGTCATTGCGGAAGGAGTGGAAACAGAATCGCAGTACTGGTTTCTGAAGCGCAATTTCTGCGATCAGTTTCAGGGGTATCTGTTCGCCAAGCCCATGTCATTCGGAGACCTGGAGCAGCGGCTCAAAGAACATGGAGGCTGCGAAATCCTGCCGGAACCCAAATACAAAAAAGAATCCGACCGGACTCTCTTGTTGCTGGATGATGAAGAAAATATTCTTCGCGCCCTGGCACGGCTGCTGCGTCGCGACGGCTATCGCATTCTGACGGCAAAAACGCCGCCCGAGGCATTCTCGATATTGGCGACTCACGATGTTCAGGTAATTCTGTCCGATCAACGCATACCCGAAATGACCGGCACGGAATTTTTCAGCAGCGTCAAGAAAATGTATCCGGCCACCGTCCGTCTGATACTTTCCGGCTACACCGACCTGAAATCGGTCACGGAAGCCATCAACCGGGGTTCAATATATAAATTCCTGACCAAGCCCTGGGATGAAGAAGAATTACGCAGCGAAATCGCGCATGCTTTCAAAGGCTATGTGTCGTAA